In Manis pentadactyla isolate mManPen7 chromosome 3, mManPen7.hap1, whole genome shotgun sequence, a single window of DNA contains:
- the LOC118913982 gene encoding olfactory receptor 13J1, whose protein sequence is MEPVNRTEVSEFFLKGFSGYPALEHLLFPLCSVMYLVTLLGNTAIVAVSVLDARLHTPMYFFLGNLSVLDICYTSTFVPLMLVHLLSVRKTISFIGCAIQMCLSLSTGSTECVLLAIMAYDRYLAICRPLRYSVLMSHQLCLLLAGAAWVLCLLKSVTETVITMRLPFCGHHVVSHFTCEILAVLKLACGDTSVSEVLLLAWAILLLPVPLAFICLSYTLILATILRVPSAAGHHKAFSTCSAHLAVVLLFYGTIIFMYMKPKSKEAHISDEVFTVLYAVVTPMLNPLIYSLRNKEVKEAARKVWGRRQTSKQGRQGLCRSEASPCLQ, encoded by the coding sequence ATGGAGCCAGTTAACAGGACAGAGGTCTCTGAGTTCTTTCTGAAAGGGTTTTCTGGCTACCCAGCCCTGGAGCACCTGCTCTTCCCTCTGTGTTCAGTCATGTACCTGGTAACCCTGCTGGGAAACACAGCCATTGTGGCAGTGAGTGTGCTGGATGCCCGCCTGCACacgcccatgtacttcttcctgggcAACCTCTCTGTCCTGGACATCTGCTACACGTCCACCTTTGTACCCCTGATGCTGGTCCACCTCCTATCGGTCCGGAAGACCATCTCCTTCATTGGCTGTGCAATTCAGATGTGCCTGAGCCTGTCCACAGGCTCTACAGAGTGCGTGCTGCTTGCCATCATGGCCTACGATCGCTACCTGGCCATTTGCCGGCCACTCAGGtactctgtgctcatgagccACCAGCTCTGCTTGCTGCTGGCAGGAGCCGCGTGGGTCCTCTGTCTCCTCAAGTCAGTGACGGAGACAGTCATCACCATGAGGCTGCCCTTCTGTGGCCACCATGTGGTCAGTCACTTCACCTGTGAGATCCTGGCCGTGCTGAAGCTGGCGTGTGGAGACACATCAGTCAGTGAGGTCCTCCTGCTGGCGTGGGCCATTCTGCTGCTGCCCGTGCCCCTGGCTTTCATCTGCCTGTCCTATACACTTATCCTGGCCACCATCCTGAGGGTGCCCTCAGCTGCTGGGCACcacaaagccttctccacctgctcggCGCACCTGGCTGTGGTGCTGCTTTTCTACGGCACCATTATCTTCATGTACATGAAGCCCAAGAGCAAAGAGGCCCACATCTCTGATGAGGTCTTCACAGTCCTCTACGCCGTGGTCACGCCCATGCTGAACCCtctcatctacagcctgaggaacaaggAGGTGAAGGAGGCTGCCAGGAAGGTgtggggcaggagacagacctccaaGCAGGGGAGGCAGGGGCTCTGCAGGTCAGAAGCCTCCCCATGCCTACAGTGA